AAAACAATAAATTTAAATTACCTTTCCAAATGCTTTCATCCATGAAAAACATGATCTGCCTTCTGACAGTTTTATTGACATTTTCGCCCCTTATGGCCCAGAAAAATTTTACCGTAACTTCTCCGGACAAGAAAATCACCGTAACCATTGCTCCTGGAAGCAAGCTGCAATACAGCATCAGCTACCAGGGGAAAACCATCCTCGAGCCTTCGCCCATAAGCCTTACATTATCTGACGGAAAAGTATTCGGGCAAAACGCCAAACTGGCCAAATCACCATCCGCACGTTCGGTCAACAGCCAGGTGAAACCATTGTACGGCATGGCTGAGGTTTATCCCGATGTTTACAATGAACTGCAGATGGATTTTGCTGCCGGATATTCTGTAGTTTTCCGTGTTTACGACAATGGCGTTGCTTACAGGCTGATCACCTCCCTCCCTGGTACTATTCAGGTAAAGAATGAAGAAGCTGTCTGGAACTTTCCTGAAAAATACCAGGGCTATTTTCACCAGGTAAAAGGGTTCGAGACCTCCTTCGAAGAGCACTATCTTCACGATGCCATTTCGGTGCTGGATAAAGGAGCCATTGCCTCCCTTCCTCTGTACGTTGATGCCGGAGTTGCCAGGATGGTCATCACGGAAGCCGATTTGCTGGATTACCCGGGACTCTATCTGACATGGAACGGAAAATCAGGCCTTCAGGGAGTCTTACCCCAGGTACCCAAAACGGTTCAGCCGGGAGGACTGAAAAACTTCAACCTGCGGGTAAAGGAACGCTACGATTACATAGCAGAAACTTCAGGAACGAGGGCCTTCCCATGGCGACTTACCGTAATTGTCCCGGAGGACAAGGATCTGCTGAACATAACCCTCCCCTATCTTCTGGCCTCAGAAAATAAAATCGGAGATGCCTCGTGGATTAAACCCGGCAAAGTAGCCTGGGACTGGTGGAATGCCAACAATTTAACCGGGGTTCCTTTTAAAACAGGTTTCAACACCGATACATACAAGTATTTCATCGATTTTGCAGCGCGCAACGGCATTGAATACATCAATCTTGACGAAGGATGGTCTGATCAGTTTGATCTGCTGAAAATCAATGACGGATCGGTAACGCTTGGCACCAATCCCACCCTGGGTGCAAACCTAAACATGCCGGAATTGTTCCGTTACGCCAAGGAAAAGAATGTAGGGATTATTCTTTGGTGTGTATGGCATACCCTTGACCGTCAGCTGGAAGAAGCGCTTGCCCAGTTTGAAAAATGGGGCGTTGCCGGCCTGAAGGTAGATTTTATGGACCGCGACGACCAGCTGGTGGTGAACTTTTACGAAAGGGTTGCCAGAGAAGCGGCCAAACGCCATATGCTGGTGAATTTTCACGGAGCCTATAAACCCACAGGGCTTGAACGAACCTATCCAAATGTCATCAACAGGGAAAGTGTGCAGGGACTGGAGTACAACAAATTTTCCAATCAGGCCACACCGGAGCATGCGGTATCCATACCTTTTATCAGAATGCTGGCCGGGCCTATGGATTATACGCCGGGAGCCATGACCAACGCCAACAAGGAAGATTTCCGTATCATTAACGACCGCCCCATGAGCCAGGGCACCCGTTGCCAGCAACTGGCCATGTATGTTGTTTATTACGCTCCGCTCGAAATGCTCAGCGATGCGCCAACCCGCTATGAAAAAGAACCCGACATTTTGCATTTTCTGGCCTCGGCTCCTACCGTCTGGGATGAAACCCTCCCGCTGGACGGAAAGGTAAGCGATTACGTTCTGATGGCCCGCCGGAAGGGGAACACCTGGTGGGTGGGCGCCATGACCGACTGGACTGCACGGTCTCTTACCCTGGATCTGAAGTTTCTTGGTGAAGGAACCTATACCATGGAGTTATTCCGCGACGGCGCCAATGCCCACAGAATCGGGGATGATTATGTGCGCGAAGTAAGGTCGGTAACCCGAAACGATAAAATTTCCCTTGAACTTGCCCCCGGAGGCGGCTGGGCAGCCCGGATTACCCCCAACAATTAACCTGTCTGAACTCATGAAAGGAAAAGAACATAACGCAGAAAACCGCTCCTCTCAGGGAAATCAATCTTTCAGCATTGAGTACCTCCGGCGAAAATCGGGATTACCAGGGCCGAGGGCAAACCTCGGGCTCATGTATTCCTTTGCGCGTAAAGCCAGCATGGATGACATCTATGCCTGCCTTCTTGTTAATTCAAAAGAGCAGAAAGATGCCCAGGACGAATTTGTTCTGATGTGCGGAATTGTAGGATATTGCTACCAGAAGCGGAAAGACTACGCGGAAGTCCTTTCCGAAATACGCCCTTTTGCCTCCCACCCCAACTGGCGGATACGAGAGGCTGTTGCCATGGGTATCCAGGAAATGGTCGATAACAACCTGCCTGAGATAATGGATCTTCTTGAACCATGGGTCAATGGGACATATTACGAAAACCGCGCGGTGGCAGCAGCCCTGTGTGAGCCAAAACTTCTTAAAAACGAGGAAGATATACGGAGGATCTTACGGATTATCAAAAAGATCACTATGAAGTTTCTGCTCATAAACGGCAAACTGACCAGTGAACAGGAAACCCTGCGGAAGACCCTCGGATATGCATGGAGTGTGCTGATTGCCGCTTCTCCGGTGGACGGAAGGCCGGAGTTTGAAAAACTCGCGGCCAATACCAACCCCCACATCCAATGGATCGTGCGGGAAAATCTGCGAAAAAACCGGCTCACCGAAATGGACAAACTGTGGGTGGAAAAGCTTCAGAGAAAACTGCCAAAAGAAAGACCATAAGCCTATACTCAGTTTACAAAACGGCGATTCCGACATCACGGTCAAAAAAGGCCGCTACCCTTATATAAATCCTGAATTATTCAATGGGTGCGGATGATACATTACCGTATGCAAGGATTTCGGAACCGAACTGGTCAACGGAAAAGCAGTTGCATCACCAACGCCGCTTTTAGGCTGTATAGGATTTGATATCCCGGGAGAAGAATGCAATGGGTAAATAAAAAGCAGCTTAATCTTCTGTGATTAATGCTTTTATGCGCTCAATCTGCGTCTGTTTGTTTACCTCTCTGAGATTCTGGGCCGTTTGGGTGAAATACTGATGCCCGCTGAGAAATTTCAACTGCAGTTTGTTCCATTCGTTCAGGGTACCGATCATGTTCCGTTCGCTGAGTTCCCTGTAGAGGGTATTGGAAACGGGAATGAAATCGATCCGGCCCAGGTAATCCAGATCAGAATCGCAGATAATGGCTTCCAGCAGGTTGCGTGGCTGGGGAGGGAGCTTGGTGGCCATGATGATTTCGCAGATGCGATCGATCTGTTCCTGCGAATAGCCGTATTTAGGCAGGTATTCACGTGCAATTTCACAACTCCGTTCCTCATGATCCTTGTAGGAAATGACGTGCCCTGCATCGTGGAAAAGAGCCGCTGTTTTCAGCAGAAGGATCTCTTCGTCGGTACAGCCTTCAGCCCAGCCTATCAACTCTACTTCGGTAACCACATCCACCGTATGCTTCACATTATGATAATAAAGCGTTTTGGGAAGTTCTCTCTCCAGTTTGTCCAGAATGATCTCCTGCAAATCGGTAAACTGAATTAATTTGAACTTGGTATTGAAGTTTTCATTGGGGACGGCAGTCTCGCCATGGACAGCAAACTCGGGCTTGAGGCCTTTTACCCAGAAGACGTCGAGATCATCCTTGTATTTAACAGGTAATTTGCCATAGTACTCGCAGTCGAAAAACTCCTTCACCAGTTCATAGGTCATTTCGGAAATCAGCACCTTGCCATAAACCCCGAATGATTCAAGCCGGCTGGCTGTATTGACTGTAGCTCCCTTGATATCATAGCTTTTTTTCTTCTGGCCCGAAACAGTGGCCACAACAGAACCAGTGTGGATACCGGTACGGAGCTCCCACACCTGTTCGCCTCTGTTTTTCTGGATGTCATACAGGTACTGATGCATCTGAAGGGCAGCCAGCACAACCTGAACAGGGTTGGTAATGTTCTTTACCGGAATACCGCCGGCGCACATGTATGAATCGCCGATGGAATGTATCTTTTCAATATTCAGGTTTTTGACAATCTGGTCAAAATGATAGAAAATATCGTCCAGCTCATCCATGAGCTTCTGCCGGTCCATATCTTCTGTAATGCGGTTAAGCCCGTGAACATCGGCAAACATAACCGTCACCATCTTGAAGTTCATCACCGGCTTTTCTTCGGCCGGCCTGATACGGGCTCTCTCTGCCTCGGAAATCTCCGACAGCATCTGCTTCAACCGTTCATTTTCTTCCGTCAG
The sequence above is drawn from the Bacteroidales bacterium genome and encodes:
- a CDS encoding HD domain-containing protein, whose translation is MVPEQDEALIRRVAKLAKQNQELLEEKDKLQKLVDKLTEENERLKQMLSEISEAERARIRPAEEKPVMNFKMVTVMFADVHGLNRITEDMDRQKLMDELDDIFYHFDQIVKNLNIEKIHSIGDSYMCAGGIPVKNITNPVQVVLAALQMHQYLYDIQKNRGEQVWELRTGIHTGSVVATVSGQKKKSYDIKGATVNTASRLESFGVYGKVLISEMTYELVKEFFDCEYYGKLPVKYKDDLDVFWVKGLKPEFAVHGETAVPNENFNTKFKLIQFTDLQEIILDKLERELPKTLYYHNVKHTVDVVTEVELIGWAEGCTDEEILLLKTAALFHDAGHVISYKDHEERSCEIAREYLPKYGYSQEQIDRICEIIMATKLPPQPRNLLEAIICDSDLDYLGRIDFIPVSNTLYRELSERNMIGTLNEWNKLQLKFLSGHQYFTQTAQNLREVNKQTQIERIKALITED
- a CDS encoding glycoside hydrolase family 97 protein, with the protein product MKNMICLLTVLLTFSPLMAQKNFTVTSPDKKITVTIAPGSKLQYSISYQGKTILEPSPISLTLSDGKVFGQNAKLAKSPSARSVNSQVKPLYGMAEVYPDVYNELQMDFAAGYSVVFRVYDNGVAYRLITSLPGTIQVKNEEAVWNFPEKYQGYFHQVKGFETSFEEHYLHDAISVLDKGAIASLPLYVDAGVARMVITEADLLDYPGLYLTWNGKSGLQGVLPQVPKTVQPGGLKNFNLRVKERYDYIAETSGTRAFPWRLTVIVPEDKDLLNITLPYLLASENKIGDASWIKPGKVAWDWWNANNLTGVPFKTGFNTDTYKYFIDFAARNGIEYINLDEGWSDQFDLLKINDGSVTLGTNPTLGANLNMPELFRYAKEKNVGIILWCVWHTLDRQLEEALAQFEKWGVAGLKVDFMDRDDQLVVNFYERVAREAAKRHMLVNFHGAYKPTGLERTYPNVINRESVQGLEYNKFSNQATPEHAVSIPFIRMLAGPMDYTPGAMTNANKEDFRIINDRPMSQGTRCQQLAMYVVYYAPLEMLSDAPTRYEKEPDILHFLASAPTVWDETLPLDGKVSDYVLMARRKGNTWWVGAMTDWTARSLTLDLKFLGEGTYTMELFRDGANAHRIGDDYVREVRSVTRNDKISLELAPGGGWAARITPNN